The stretch of DNA CTGGGTTACCGGGTGCTCGAGGCCGACGGCGCGGACGCGGCCCTGGCCCTGCTCGACAGCCATCCGGAGATCGCGCTGCTGTTCACCGACGTGGTCATGCCCGAGATGAACGGCAGGGAGCTGGCCGACCTGGCGCTGCGCCGGCGCCCCGGGCTGCCGGTGCTGTTTACCACCGGCTACACCCGCAACGCGGTGGTGCACAAGGGCGTGCTCGAAGCCGGGGTGCAGCTGATCGGCAAGCCGTTTACGCTCGAGCAACTGGCGCCGCGCGTGCGCGCGCTGCTCGACCGGCGCGTTACCAGCTGAGCTTGCCTGTCAGCATCTGCCAGTACATCACCCAGTCGGCGCGGAACGACCACCAGGGCTGGGAGAACGAGGCCGGCTTGTTCTTCTCGTAGAAGAAGTGGCCGATCCAGGCCCCGCCATAGCCGCTGAGCAGCGCGAACAGCAGCCACCAGGCGTTCAGGCTGTCGATGTACTGGGCGATCGCGGCGATCGCCGATGAGGTGCCGATGAAGTGGGCGCGGCGGCAGCGCCGGTCGGCGTGCTGGGTCAGGTAGTAGGGATAGAACTCCGCGAAGCTGGCGAAACGGGCCGTCATGGCGTCTCCTGGGTCTCGTCGAACGGGATCGACGCGGCGAAGCCGGCAAGGGCATCGAGCACCGCGTCGGGCGCTTCGGCCATCATCTGGTGACCGGCGTCCACGTTGACGATTTTGCCATGCCTGACCGCGCCGGTCAGCAGTGTCGTCGAGCGGGGCGGCGTCATCACGTCCTGCTTGCCGAACACGAACAGGGTCGGGCAGCGCACCGCATTGGCCGCGGCCTCGCCGTTGGCGTAGTTGTTGCACGCGGCGAAGTCGGTGTGGAACAGCTGCTGCGGATTGCGCGCCGACATGCGCTGCATCAGGCGGCGCGCGCCGCCCATCACCGAAAAGCCCGGGCCGGGACAGGACGGCTTGTGCGCGATCGAGGAGTGCGACCAGATGTTGACCATGTCGATGGCGCTTTGCTCGTCGGTGCGCGCGGTCTCGAGCAGGGCGTCGGCCACCTTCATCGGATAGGTGCTGCCGAGCAGGGCCAGGCCGGCGACCGCTT from Massilia varians encodes:
- a CDS encoding DUF962 domain-containing protein codes for the protein MTARFASFAEFYPYYLTQHADRRCRRAHFIGTSSAIAAIAQYIDSLNAWWLLFALLSGYGGAWIGHFFYEKNKPASFSQPWWSFRADWVMYWQMLTGKLSW
- a CDS encoding alpha/beta fold hydrolase, with translation MQCEIKGAGAYAYTGGKAFDSALPAIVLIHGAQNDHSVWALQSRYLAHHGYAVLAVDLPGHGRSGGPALRSVEAMADWILAMLEAAGVKRALLAGHSMGSLIALEASHRAPQAVAGLALLGSTYPMKVADALLETARTDEQSAIDMVNIWSHSSIAHKPSCPGPGFSVMGGARRLMQRMSARNPQQLFHTDFAACNNYANGEAAANAVRCPTLFVFGKQDVMTPPRSTTLLTGAVRHGKIVNVDAGHQMMAEAPDAVLDALAGFAASIPFDETQETP